The DNA sequence GTCGTGTGTCTTTCAGGAAACTTCCGCTGAAACAAACTCCTGGAGGAACCGCTGACGTCATCATGGTAGCCACAAGCACTTTGAAGACCAAAAGCAGCGAGTGTATCTCCGACCTGGTCGACAGGAGATGGGACCGGAACTGCATAGAGAAAGGTACacgctgtttgtgtgtctgtctgtgtgtgtttgtgtgtttggagctAACAGGCTAGTTTCGGGACACTTCCAGCGGCGGTGCGCTTGTTTATCCCTGTGTGTGGTGCATGGCTGCAGCAGCGGAGGGGCGGGGTGAGGGgagccaacaacaacaacaagaagaggATGAAGTCATCCTTGAAGCCTGGTTCTGCACAGAGGATCCGTTCATCCTCTAACTGAGTCCACTAGGGACCAGAGCAGGCTGTGTACACTGCACCTCACCTGTGTGGTCTTTGGTTCGATTCCCTTATTTGGGTTTTGTATGTTTGAGCAGTTTGTCggagatgttttttttggttttctgtCATGCAAATCTGACACACAATCACCAGAGGGGATGCAAAAGCAGATCAATTAGGATAATGACATGATGTATTTGATAGCAAAATCCTATCCATATCGATGTATTGCTTATGCATTGTTCATGCACGGTGAGGAGGTGTAACGTGTTGTTTCCAGGTttcacctcagatttgtaaaatgtgtcacttctctgctcataaagagttaaaaaccacaaacttcACTCAAGAACAAAACTTGATCTTTAAACTTGAAAgaaatttgacatttattgtgataattatgtATAAAATGTTTATCTTAACATTTTGGCCCATCCCCAGCATCACTTACTGTGGGTCAATACTTAGAAATGGACATCAAACATGATTTGTGCATGTTGCTTTGCCAGCATCTTTTCCCCCTGGTACTTGATGTTATTTACATGTAAAGTGTTGGTGGTTCCTAAATGTGAAACTTGCATTGTTTCCTCAGAACTGGATTTCTGGGATCCCTGCTTGGCTGAGCCCAACAGGAATGCAGATGTGGCTGAGGACCGAACCTGTCAACAGCTGGCCAAGATGTTTGAGAACTGCCTGTCGCGAGCCAAGAAGACGACGCTGCACTGCTCCTCTGTGCTGGTCCCAGAGAAGCTCACTGGGAGGATAGCTGTGGAGGTCCTGCGGCTGGCGTCGGGCGAGCCCTGCGGCCTGCGCGGCTGCGTCCTCTACGTCCACCTGGAGCAGGACAAGGGCTGCAAGCGGCTGGAGCGCATCGTGTACGATGCCACCGTGGTGCCCACGTTCGAGTTGACTCTTGTGTTCAAGCAGGACGGCACCGCCTGGCCCAGCCTCCGGGACTTCTTCTTCATGGGAACCTGCTTTGCCCCGAcgttcagacatgcactgaagttgAGTCCAGGTTTCCGTCTTGTCAAGAAAAAACTGTACTCCTCCTCGGCTGGTACCGTGGTGGAGGGGTGCTGAACTATGGGAGGGATCAGAGTGGGTGTAGAGTTTCCTGTGGGTAAACGCACTTCTGCCCAAATGTAAATGACACTGCTGATGGTGTCATGTTTTCTACAGTGTTTTTTGTACAGGTTGAGCTGCTCGTCTGTCAGTTTGCAGCTTGGGGGTTTGAAGTTTAAACGTTTGTGCACAAATGAGCCGAATGGTTCCGCTTCAGTGTTTCTAAAAGTGCATTTTTATCAGCAACATTGTTATATcctgaatgttgttgtttttttctcctaaTAAGAACGATTGTTACTCAAACACAATTTTAGACGGTACATTTTGCAGATGAATGTAAAGCTTTGTTCACATCAACCTGCTTGAGAGGGACATGCTGTGGGTGCACTTTGGTAAAGACACGAGCCACTTTGTTGATGCATCTGAGTGTTTCCAGATGCATCGAATGTGTTCAGCAACAGTTAACGCACCGAGGCTGGAATGGGAGACTGAGTTTAGTCTTTGGGGGCCATATGTAGCTGTAGTTGTACGATGCTGTATTTTGGGCTACAGATGTTTTTAAGATGTCTTGTGAAGATGCTGCTGTCTTGGTGTGGGCTTCTCGCACTAAGGGAATGTTGATGCCTTAAATGTCATGTTCTTTTTTGCACTCCGATCACAGATGTGTGTACGTTTagtataaatgttttattgctatattttttttctttttttatacccccctccccccgacGCACCTTTTCCATTTAGAAACTTTATAGATTATTTAAAGGATGGTTCACCAAAATGTAAAAGCAAATTGTTTTTATGTCCATTATCTGGGATGTGCAatgaatttttttcttttctcttttttttctttgaattccCAGTattgtttcaaatgtttttggTGCCATTTGTACTTCTTGTTGATGGACAACTAGTCCTTGTctatttgacaataaaaaaatgtaaacctcAAATTACATTTGTTGGCCTGATTCTGTGTTCTGATTCTGTGTTTGCCACCATCATTTACTGTAAAACGTCTtaataaacatgaaatattgaTAATTGCAAGAGCATACTGACTCTCAGTCAGAAAATACAACAATGACCCATCAAGGATTCATTCATCACTCTTAGGACAATTTGATTTTTCCAACAAATCCTGCTGTTGGAGGTATTTCTTCATGTCGGGTCAACACTGCACAAGGAGCAGCTTGTGCACAGCTGTTTATATCAGCACATCAGCTGCTTGTGTGAACCTGCAGACTTTGTGTGacatttctctcactctctttaaTGGAGGCGCCATCTCCATAGTGATTTTGAGGGCCTCAGTTTGTGAACCATACTAATGAGAGTCCGGTGAATCGAAGGCTTTGACACCTGCCTGGGACATTTGAGCCCGAGACCCTTTTTCTGTACTTCAccctcatcttcttcatctttgtcTAGTAAGTTTACTGCTGACTCGATGGTGACTACTCTTTGTTGATTGTATAAAATTAGACCAATCACGCAGTCCGCCACCATTCTTGCACAAACGAGAGAACAGGCTGACGTGGTTTCAGTGGACTAATGACCGGAGCACATGATCTTGGCAAAGCAGCATCGGCGTCATTGTGACGGGACAAAGCACCAGTGATTATTGACCCAGTGTCACACGTACGTGCCGTCGCCTCGTCCCTTTGCCTTGCTGGGCTGAAGTGGGCCAGCCATACAAGTTTGCATTGTGGAGCCCATGAATATATTCAACTCTGTGCAGACTTATATTTAACCCTATGACTACTGTACTGTTTACTGAAGGACAGATGTCATTTAGCGCAAAAAGAAGGAATGCAAACTAGATTGTTTTTTGTAATTGTCAAAATATACCTTTAAAAATCAGTACTTTAATATTCCATCCAGCCTTCAAAGCTTTATGAGAATCTTCGTTTTAATATGTGATGTTTGCAGTGTCTCACATCCTTGATTTTGTGCTGTATGTCCAAAGAAA is a window from the Limanda limanda chromosome 22, fLimLim1.1, whole genome shotgun sequence genome containing:
- the LOC133028747 gene encoding DNA damage-inducible transcript 4-like protein; the encoded protein is MVATSTLKTKSSECISDLVDRRWDRNCIEKELDFWDPCLAEPNRNADVAEDRTCQQLAKMFENCLSRAKKTTLHCSSVLVPEKLTGRIAVEVLRLASGEPCGLRGCVLYVHLEQDKGCKRLERIVYDATVVPTFELTLVFKQDGTAWPSLRDFFFMGTCFAPTFRHALKLSPGFRLVKKKLYSSSAGTVVEGC